One Microtus pennsylvanicus isolate mMicPen1 chromosome 3, mMicPen1.hap1, whole genome shotgun sequence DNA window includes the following coding sequences:
- the Abhd14a gene encoding protein ABHD14A: protein MSRYQAALLGLGLLLMLLLYVGLPGPSEKTSQLWRGPNVTVLAGLTRGNPQIFYREALPIQNAHRADVVFLHGKAFNSHTWEQLGTLQLLSKRGYRAVAIDLPGFGSSAPSTEVNTEAGRAELLKQVLQDLEVQNAVLVSPSLSGSYALPFLMRRHHQLRGFVPIAPTSTRNYTRDQFRAVKTPTLILYGELDHTLARVSLQQLHHLPNHSVVKLHNAGHACYLHNPEAFHLALLAFLDHLP, encoded by the exons TGGGTCTAGGCCTGCTGCTTATGCTTCTCCTGTATGTGGGGCTGCCTGGCCCCTCTGAGAAGACttcccagctctggagaggcCCCAATGTCACAGTCCTGGCTGGTCTCACCCGAGGCAACCCTCAAATCTTTTACCGGGAGGCGCTGCCTATCCAGAACGCACACAG GGCAGATGTCGTGTTTCTCCATGGGAAGGCATTTAATTCCCACACATGGGAGCAGCTGGGCACGCTGCAGCTGTTGTCCAAGAGGGGCTACCGGGCTGTGGCCATTGACCTTCCAG GTTTTGGGAGCTCAGCGCCTTCAACGGAGGTGAACACAGAGGCAGGGCGAGCGGAGCTGCTGAAACAGGTACTGCAGGATCTAGAGGTGCAGAATGCTGTATTGGTGAGCCCCTCACTGAGCGGCAGCTATGCCCTGCCCTTCTTGATGCGAAGACACCACCAGCTACGTGGATTTGTGCCCATCGCGCCTACCTCCACACGGAATTACACACGGGATCAATTCAGGGCTGTGAAG ACCCCAACTCTTATCCTGTACGGGGAACTGGACCACACCTTGGCGCGAGTATCACTGCAGCAGCTCCACCACCTGCCCAACCACTCTGTGGTGAAGCTGCACAACGCGGGCCATGCCTGCTACCTCCACAACCCCGAAGCCTTCCACCTCGCCCTTCTCGCATTCCTTGACCATTTGCCTTGA